The Odocoileus virginianus isolate 20LAN1187 ecotype Illinois chromosome 12, Ovbor_1.2, whole genome shotgun sequence genome has a segment encoding these proteins:
- the LOC110144276 gene encoding disintegrin and metalloproteinase domain-containing protein 1a-like — translation MSEAIRVLQTWAPQMKGLRLALVPGLSCARLGILLFLVLISLPSLYCDLGSLYHSSYEIVIPKSLTVEGREDQVEKLSYMLFMQGQRQLIHLTVKRDYFVDNFPVFSYHNGILGQEMPLISQDCHYEGYIEGVPGSFVSVNTCSGLRGLLIKEEKSYGVEPVHSSKRFEHVLYAMGHEAQVSCSVTSKDSQVASTSRQPQSAKPHSWHVTSDLWSRTKYVEMFVVVNNQRFQMWGGDVNQTVQRVMDIIALANSFTRGINTEVVLAGVEIWTEGDLTEVPVDLQVALRNFNSWRQEKLFHRVKHDVAHMIVGQHPKEDMGQAFLSGACSSDFAAAVESFHHEDVLLFAALMVHELGHNLGIRHDHLACICKDRPFCLMRENITKESGFSNCSSDFFHQFLWEHKGACLFNRPGHKGRLRRDSNCGDGIVDGDEQCDCGNACDLDICCDTSCKLKPTALCNPGPCCNATCQYEQTGRSCRPASGECDLPEFCLGTSGVCPPDTYKLDGSLCKGGYYCVQGICRSADAQCSEMYGFPARAASEDCFRSFNGKGNRFGNCGIPSAGGSAYTRCENENIFCGKMICTNVQTLPETEVNYTLLQTPYADDYCWSMDLHGVQDVPDSGDTRKGSLCGSGKVCMNFTCSDVSVLGYDCDIKVKCNEKGVCNNKKNCHCDDGFSPPDCKNPGTGGSVDSGIPSSVNSGTESGGGGNATAPSATSSIAGTLTSLIALFLILLLLLIILCVCMCRKRDKEEAAEPKEEPAVPAVAPAAAAAAAAAPAAAAVPEEAPPEGEAEEEVEEEEEEEEEEEEEESEP, via the coding sequence ATGTCTGAGGCTATCCGAGTGCTTCAAACTTGGGCTCCTCAGATGAAGGGCTTGAGGCTGGCCCTGGTGCCAGGACTTTCATGTGCCAGGTTGGGGATCCTGTTGTTCTTGGTACTGATTTCTCTGCCAAGCCTGTACTGTGACCTGGGCTCACTATATCACTCTTCCTATGAAATAGTCATTCCCAAGAGTCTGAcagtggaaggaagggaagacCAAGTGGAAAAGCTCTCCTATATGCTATTTATGCAGGGCCAGAGGCAGCTGATTCACCTGACGGTGAAGAGAGACTATTTTGTGGATAACTTCCCGGTCTTCAGCTATCACAATGGCATCCTGGGGCAAGAAATGCCTCTCATCTCGCAGGACTGTCACTATGAAGGCTACATAGAAGGAGTCCCAGGTTCTTTTGTTTCTGTCAACACCTGTTCAGGCCTCAGGGGCCTCCTGATTAAGGAGGAAAAGTCCTATGGCGTTGAGCCCGTGCACTCTTCCAAACGGTTTGAGCACGTGTTGTACGCCATGGGCCACGAagctcaagtctcctgcagcGTCACGTCCAAGGACAGCCAAGTGGCGTCCACCAGCCGGCAACCACAGAGCGCCAAGCCTCACAGCTGGCACGTGACATCCGACCTGTGGTCACGTACCAAGTACGTGGAGATGTTTGTCGTGGTCAACAACCAGCGGTTCCAAATGTGGGGCGGTGACGTCAATCAGACAGTCCAGAGAGTGATGGACATCATAGCTCTGGCCAACAGCTTCACAAGGGGAATAAACACAGAGGTGGTGCTGGCTGGAGTGGAGATTTGGACTGAGGGGGACCTCACAGAGGTCCCCGTGGACCTGCAAGTTGCACTCAGGAATTTCAACAGCTGGAGACAAGAGAAGCTCTTCCACCGTGTGAAGCATGATGTTGCCCACATGATCGTGGGACAGCATCCTAAAGAGGATATGGGGCAGGCATTTCTCAGTGGTGCCTGCTCAAGTGATTTTGCAGCAGCCGTGGAATCCTTCCACCACGAGGATGTCCTCCTGTTTGCAGCACTCATGGTCCACGAGCTTGGACACAACTTGGGTATTCGGCACGACCATTTGGCCTGCATTTGTAAAGATAGGCCCTTCTGCCTCATGCGTGAAAACATCACTAAAGAAAGTGGCTTCAGCAACTGCAGCTCTGACTTCTTCCACCAGTTCCTCTGGGAACACAAGGGGGCCTGCCTGTTTAACAGGCCTGGGCACAAAGGCCGCTTACGGAGGGATTCGAACTGTGGCGATGGCATTGTAGATGGAGATGAGCAGTGTGACTGTGGTAATGCATGTGACTTGGACATATGTTGTGACACATCATGTAAACTGAAGCCGACTGCATTGTGTAATCCTGGACCCTGCTGTAATGCTACATGCCAATATGAACAAACTGGACGCAGTTGCCGTCCTGCTTCAGGAGAATGTGACCTTCCAGAATTTTGTCTTGGTACCTCTGGGGTGTGTCCCCCAGACACCTACAAGCTCGATGGTTCACTGTGTAAGGGTGGTTACTACTGTGTTCAGGGTATATGCAGGTCTGCTGATGCTCAGTGTTCTGAAATGTATGGGTTTCCTGCAAGAGCTGCTTCAGAAGACTGTTTTCGGTCATTTAATGGAAAAGGGAACAGATTTGGAAACTGTGGTATTCCCAGTGCCGGTGGCTCAGCATATACTAGGTGTGAAAATGAGAATATATTTTGTGGGAAAATGATATGTACAAATGTTCAAACGCTACCAGAGACTGAAGTCAATTATACATTACTTCAGACCCCTTATGCAGATGACTATTGCTGGTCCATGGATCTGCATGGTGTTCAGGATGTCCCTGATTCTGGAGATACAAGGAAGGGCAGTCTTTGTGGCTCAGGGAAAGTCTGCATGAACTTCACCTGCTCAGATGTCAGTGTTCTTGGGTACGACTGTGATATAAAGGTAAAGTGTAACGAGAAAGGAGTTTGCAACAATAAAAAGAACTGCCATTGTGATGATGGTTTTTCCCCTCCTGACTGCAAAAACCCAGGAACTGGTGGTAGTGTGGACAGTGGCATCCCTAGTTCGGTTAATAGTGGAACGGAGTCTGGAGGTGGAGGAAATGCTACCGCTCCCTCAGCCACTAGTTCTATCGCAGGCACGTTAACCTCATTAATTGCATTATTTTTGATCTTATTATTACTACTTATAATTCTTTGTGTCTGCATGTGTCGTAAAAgggacaaagaagaagctgctgAACCAAAAGAGGAACCAGCTGTCCCAGCAGTGGCTCCCGCGGCAGCGGCTGCCGCGGCAGCAGCTCCCGCAGCAGCAGCTGTCCCGGAAGAGGCACCTCCAGAAGGGGAGGCCgaggaggaagtggaggaagaggaggaagaggaggaagaggaggaagaggaagaatcaGAGCCATAA